The Agrococcus sp. SGAir0287 DNA window TGCGCGCTGCGCGGGCAGGGCCTGTGGGTCGTGCCGATCGCCGGCGACGGGGCGGGCACGCCCCTCAAGGCGTTCGACCGCGAGCTCGGCAGGCTGCGCTGCGTCGCGCTCGCCCCCGACGGTGCGCTCTGGATCACGACGAGCAACCGCGACGCGAACGGCACACCCTCGGCCGAGGACGACCGCATCGTCCGCGTCTTGATCTGACCCTCAGCCGCTCGTCGCGGAGTACCTGTGCTCAGGCCTCCCGGTCGAGCCGTACCGCGGCTCGACGCGCGCGACGCCGAGCTCCACGAGCCGCTCGAGGTAGCGGCGTGCGCTCACGCGCGACATGCCGATCCGCTCGGCCACCTCGGCGGCCGAGGCGTCCGCGCCCACCGCGACGAGCGCCTCCTCGACCGTCTGCAGCGTGCGGTCGTTGACGCCCTTGCGCACGAGGCGGGGGCCGGCCTGGCTGCCGAGCACCGCGTCGATGCCCGCCTGGTCGAGCGTCGACGCGGCGAGCGCGCGCTCCTGCACGACGGCGCGATGGACGTCGTCGAGCCGCTGATGCAGCGTCTGCATGTCGAAGGGCTTCACGAGGTAGTGCCGCACGCCCTGCGTGCGCGCCATGCGCACCGTCTCGAGGTCGCGCGCTGCCGTCACCGCGACGACCTCGACGCGGCTGCCGCGCGACCGCAGCCGGCGCAGCACCGTGAGGCCCGACATGTCCGGCAGGTGCACGTCGAGCAGGACGACGTCGGGCGCGAGCGTCTCGGCGGCGTCGAGCGCCTGCTCCCCCGTCGGCGCGACCGCGACGACCTGGAAGCCCGCGTGCCGCTCGACGAAGCCGCGCGTCACGATCGCGACCTCGGGCTCGTCCTCGACGACGAGGACGCGCAGCACGACGGTCACGGCGCGATCTCCGCCGCCGCACGCGTCCGCACCGGCATCACGACCGTCATCCGAGCGCCGCCGAGGTCGGAGTCGTCGACGCGCACGTCGCCGCCGAGGCGCCGCGCGACGCGGCGCACGAGGGTGAGCCCGTAGCCGCGCGCACGACCCTCGCCCTTCGACGAGCGACCGAGCTCGAAGATCGCCTCGCGGTCCTTCGCCGGCACGCCCTGACCGTCGTCCTCGACGACGATGGACCCCGTCGCCGCCGCGTCACCGCCACTCGCGAGCGTCACGCGCACCCGACCCTGCACGCCCGCCGCCTCGAGGGCGTTGTCGACGAGGTTGCCGACGATCGTGACGAGGTCGGCGCCGTCGGCGTCGAACGGCACGGCGAGCCCGGACGCGTCGATCGTGAGCCGCACGCCGAGCTCGCGCGCGCGGGCGCGCTTCGCGAGGACGAGCGCCGCGAGCTCGAGGTCGTGGATGCCGGAGTCCTGCGCGTCCGAGATCGCGCCGCCGACGCCCTCGCGCCGCACCATCGCGAGCGCCGCATCCGCCTCCCCGAGCTCGATGAGGCCGCCGATCGTGTGGAGCGTGTTCGCGAACTCGTGCCGCTGCGCTCGCAGCCCCTCCGCCGCGGACTGCGCTCCGGCGAGCGCTCGCAGCGCCTCGTCGGTCTCGGTGCGGTCGACGAGGATGACGACGCTCCCCGCCGTGCGCCCGTGCACGACCACCGGATCCGCGTGCGCGACGAGCACCCGCTCGCCCGCGAGGACCAGTCGCTGCCCGTCGTCGGCGAGCATGCTCGCGACGTCCGCGTCGAGCACGTGCTCGATCCGCTCGCCCACGGCGTCCGCGACGTCGACGTCGAGCAGGCGTGCGGCGGCGTCGTTGCACAGCGCGATGCGTCCGTCGTCGCCGACGACGACGATGCCCTCGCGGATGCCGTGCAGGGTCGCGTCGCGCGTCTCGAGCATCGCCTTGATCTCGTCGGGCTCGACGCCGTGGATGCGACGGCGCACGACGTTCGCCGCCCACGTCGCGAGCAGCACGCCGATGATCGCCGCGACGGCGAGGAGACCCGAGAGCGACCAGATCGACCCGACGAGGTCGGCGCGCAGATCGGACTCGAGGATGCCCACCGAGACCTGCCCGATGATGTCCCCGTCGGCGCCGAAGACCGGCACCTTCACGCGCCACGACTCGCCCAGGTTGCTCGTCTGCGTGCCGACCCACACCTCGCCCGTGCGCAGCGCGGTCGGATCGGTCGACACGACCTGCCCGATGAGATCGGTGTCGGGATGCGAGAAGCGCACGCCGTCGCGGTCGGTCACGACGACGAACGTCACGTCGGAGGCCTGGCGGATGAGCTCGGCGATCGGCTGGATCGTGATGGACGGCTCGGGATCGTCGAACGCCTCCAGCACCGCGGGCAGCTGCGCCACCGAGTACGCGACGCCGATCATGCGGTCGTACGCCGCCTCGCGCAGCTGCCGCTCCTGGATCACGACCGCAGCGACGCCCGCGCCGAGGATGACGACGAGCATGATCGCCGACTGCAGCAGCACGAGCTGCCGGCGCAGCGGCATGGCGCGCAGCAGCGCGACGGGCCGCGCGAGGCGGCCCCGCAGCGCCGTCGCTCGAGCCATGAGCAGATGGTAGGCCCGAACGGCAGTCGCGGCGCACTCCGGTCGCGGACCGAAACGACCGAAAGCACGGCTTTTGCACGCAAGCCGCCGCACGAGCGTCCGCGTCCCTATGGTCGCCGAAGATCGCGACCCGGCACGGCGCCGGGCGCTCGACGATGAGAGGCGATCACCG harbors:
- a CDS encoding response regulator, translating into MTVVLRVLVVEDEPEVAIVTRGFVERHAGFQVVAVAPTGEQALDAAETLAPDVVLLDVHLPDMSGLTVLRRLRSRGSRVEVVAVTAARDLETVRMARTQGVRHYLVKPFDMQTLHQRLDDVHRAVVQERALAASTLDQAGIDAVLGSQAGPRLVRKGVNDRTLQTVEEALVAVGADASAAEVAERIGMSRVSARRYLERLVELGVARVEPRYGSTGRPEHRYSATSG
- a CDS encoding ATP-binding protein, translating into MARATALRGRLARPVALLRAMPLRRQLVLLQSAIMLVVILGAGVAAVVIQERQLREAAYDRMIGVAYSVAQLPAVLEAFDDPEPSITIQPIAELIRQASDVTFVVVTDRDGVRFSHPDTDLIGQVVSTDPTALRTGEVWVGTQTSNLGESWRVKVPVFGADGDIIGQVSVGILESDLRADLVGSIWSLSGLLAVAAIIGVLLATWAANVVRRRIHGVEPDEIKAMLETRDATLHGIREGIVVVGDDGRIALCNDAAARLLDVDVADAVGERIEHVLDADVASMLADDGQRLVLAGERVLVAHADPVVVHGRTAGSVVILVDRTETDEALRALAGAQSAAEGLRAQRHEFANTLHTIGGLIELGEADAALAMVRREGVGGAISDAQDSGIHDLELAALVLAKRARARELGVRLTIDASGLAVPFDADGADLVTIVGNLVDNALEAAGVQGRVRVTLASGGDAAATGSIVVEDDGQGVPAKDREAIFELGRSSKGEGRARGYGLTLVRRVARRLGGDVRVDDSDLGGARMTVVMPVRTRAAAEIAP